The genome window GACCAGCCAGGCGCCGGACTTCATCACGGCCAGCGCCTCGGCGTCGACCAGCTTGGCGGTCTGCGCGGTGGCGGGCGCGGCCACCACGACGAAATCCGACGCCGACAGCAGCTCCCGCACGCCGTCGGCGTCCTCGGACGGCCACGTCCGCTCCGCGCCGTCGACCGGTCGCCCGGACCGGTTCACCGCCAGGATCCGCACCCCGAACGGCTTCAGCAACCCGATCAGGGCGCGGCCGATCCCGCCCGCGCCCAGGATGCCCACCGTCGCCCCGAACAGCGACCGGATGCCATCCGGCGGCGCCCAGCGGTCCGCCCGCGCCATGGTGTGCAGCTGCCGGAACCCGGCGAGCATCATCGCCAGGGTGTGCTCGGCCACCGTCTCGGCGTAGACCCCCGCGGCGGAGGTGAACCGCACGCCCTCGCGCAGCACGCCGCCGGCGAACCAGGTCTCCACGCCCGCTGCCGGGAGCTGCACCCACTCCATGCCCTCGTGGAAGAGCTCGTGGAACCGCTCGGGCCCCGCGCCGTACCAGACCAGCGCCGACGCCTCCTCGGCCGAACTCGGTTCGGCTCCGCCGGCGCGCACCGCCGCTTCCAGCTCCGGCTGCGCGACCGGTCCGACGTGGATCTTCACCTGAACTCCTGCCGTAGTGCTACGAACACGTGCGGGTCGCGGGCCTCTGTTTCCGAGGCGGATTCACGACCTTCTGATGAGCTCCGCCAGCGCGGGCAACTGCTCGGGATCCTCCAACGCCGACCCGACGGCGACCACCGACGCCCCCGCAGCCAGGAAGTCCGGCGCGTTGTGCGCGTTCATCCCTCCCGTGGCCGCGAAGTGCATACCGGGGAACGGGCCGCCCATGGCGGCGAACCAACCGGTGCCGAGCACGGCGGCGGGAAATGCTTTCACCCAGGTCAGGCCGAGTTTGCGGGCGTGCTGCACCTCGCTGGGCGTGGCGACGCCGGGCAGGTGCGGCAGCTCGCTCGCGCGCACCAGCTCGGGGTCCAGCCCCGGTGCCACGGTGAACGCGGCGCCCAGGTCGGTCGCCGTGCGCAGCTGTTCGACGCCGACCACGGTGCCCGCGCCGACCGGTCTGCCGCGGCGCGCGCCCGCCTCGATCGCCGCGCGCAGCGACGGCTCGGCCTCCGGTGTCTCGATGGGCACCTCGACGGCGTCGATGCCCAGGTCCCAGGCGCGCTCGGCGAGCATCGCGGTGCGCTCGGGGTCCATGCCGCGCAGGATCGCCATGACCCCGCAGGAGAACAGGTCGTCGAAGAAGGTCATAAGCTCCCACCGAACCGCAGTGCGTTCCACGTGCTCTCGTCGCAGTCGAGCCATCCGGCCAGCACGTCGGCCGTCGGCAGCGCGGTGTGGTCCTCCGTGCTGAGCAGGCTGTGCGCGGCGAGCAGGTGGCCCAGGCGCAGGCAGCGGACCCCGCTCTCCCCTCGCAGCACACCGGACAGGTAGCCGGCGGCGAAGGCGTCGCCCGCGCCGACCGGCTCCACGACGCGCACCTCCGGCGCGGTGACGACGGCAGGCCGCGCGCCGAACGCGGTGGCGTCGTTGGCGGCGTCCTTGACCACCAGCGTCGCCGGACCGTCGAGGACCGCGCGGACGTCGTCGGCCGTCTTCGCTCCCCACAGCGTGCCCGCCTCGTCCAGGCCGACGAAGACGATGTCGGCGAGCTGCGCGAGCTCCCGCAGCCGGGGCCCGGCGGCTTCGGCCGGCCACAGCGCCGGGCGGTAGTTGACGTCGAAGGAGATCTTCGACCTGCGCGGACCGGTCAGCAGATGCGTGATCAGACGGTCGCATCCCGGCGAGAGAGCGGGCGTGATCCCGCTGATGTGCAGCAGTTCCGCGTCAGCGGCGCCGCCGAGGAACCGCTCGTCCATTGTGGATGCGGCGGAACCCGTGCGGTAGTAGTACACCGTCGTGCCGCCGGGCGCGGGGTCCTTGAAGTACACGCCGGTCGGTGCGGTGGAATGGGTCTCGACGAGCGAGGTGTCGACCCCGGCCGCACCGATGGTCGCGACCAGTCGGCGGCCCAGGGGGTCGGCGCCGACCCGGCTCGCCCAGGCCACCCGGTGCCCCAGCGCGGCCA of Saccharopolyspora erythraea contains these proteins:
- a CDS encoding D-isomer specific 2-hydroxyacid dehydrogenase family protein; this encodes MKIHVGPVAQPELEAAVRAGGAEPSSAEEASALVWYGAGPERFHELFHEGMEWVQLPAAGVETWFAGGVLREGVRFTSAAGVYAETVAEHTLAMMLAGFRQLHTMARADRWAPPDGIRSLFGATVGILGAGGIGRALIGLLKPFGVRILAVNRSGRPVDGAERTWPSEDADGVRELLSASDFVVVAAPATAQTAKLVDAEALAVMKSGAWLVNVARGSLVDTDALVAALAEGRIGGAALDVTDPEPLPDGHPLLSEPRALVSPHTANPKSLLVPALARRVEENVRRHLAGEPLLGVVDVAAGY
- a CDS encoding bifunctional 4-hydroxy-2-oxoglutarate aldolase/2-dehydro-3-deoxy-phosphogluconate aldolase, producing MTFFDDLFSCGVMAILRGMDPERTAMLAERAWDLGIDAVEVPIETPEAEPSLRAAIEAGARRGRPVGAGTVVGVEQLRTATDLGAAFTVAPGLDPELVRASELPHLPGVATPSEVQHARKLGLTWVKAFPAAVLGTGWFAAMGGPFPGMHFAATGGMNAHNAPDFLAAGASVVAVGSALEDPEQLPALAELIRRS
- a CDS encoding sugar kinase, which codes for MTTRAGHEVLCLGETMSLIAPAEPVGLETATSFTLATGGAESNVAVHLAALGHRVAWASRVGADPLGRRLVATIGAAGVDTSLVETHSTAPTGVYFKDPAPGGTTVYYYRTGSAASTMDERFLGGAADAELLHISGITPALSPGCDRLITHLLTGPRRSKISFDVNYRPALWPAEAAGPRLRELAQLADIVFVGLDEAGTLWGAKTADDVRAVLDGPATLVVKDAANDATAFGARPAVVTAPEVRVVEPVGAGDAFAAGYLSGVLRGESGVRCLRLGHLLAAHSLLSTEDHTALPTADVLAGWLDCDESTWNALRFGGSL